A stretch of the Schistocerca serialis cubense isolate TAMUIC-IGC-003099 chromosome 2, iqSchSeri2.2, whole genome shotgun sequence genome encodes the following:
- the LOC126457231 gene encoding dnaJ homolog subfamily A member 2-like: protein MADSKLYDLLGVGRNASEVEIKKAYRKLAKEFHPDKNPEAGDKFKEISFAYEVLSDPKKRSTYDRVGLKGMQEGAHEGHGFSSDDLFSQIFGGGLFGMGVGPGMRGRRRHRGEDTIHTLKVSLEDLYNGKTSKLQLSKNVICTTCGGKGGRAGTTHTCRTCAGCGFKVTYRQLGPGMTQQLQSRCPTCSGEGEVIHEKDRCVACRGKKVVNETKILEVHVDKGMKESQKIYFRGEGDQQPDVEPGDVIIVLQQKPHDKFQRTSDDLVMTHALSLTEALCGFEMTLKHLDGRDLVIKHPPGQVIKPGDVKGIENEGMPQYRNPFERGNLYIKFDVLFPSNNFANEVTLKELEKLLPPRPTFHIPQGEHVEEVDLNEYDPNDRSSGGSGRQEAYASDDDEYGPGSGGIQCAHQ, encoded by the exons GCATACAGAAAGTTGGCAAAGGAATTTCATCCCGACAAGAATCCAGAAGCTGGGGACAAATTCAAAGAGATTTCATTTGCTTATGAAGTATTGTCTGATCCCAAGAAACGTTCCACATATGACAGAGTTGGGCTGAAGGGCATGCAAGAAGGGGCCCATGAAGGACATGGCTTTTCTTCAGATGATTTGTTCTCACAGATATTTGGTGGTGGCCTGTTTGGTATGGGTGTGGGGCCTGGTATGAGAGGCAGAAGACGTCACAGAGGAGAGGATACCATACACACACTAAA GGTCTCCCTAGAAGATCTGTACAATGGTAAAACATCCAAATTGCAGCTTAGTAAGAATGTCATCTGTACAACTTGTGGTGG GAAAGGAGGAAGAGCAGGTACAACGCATACGTGCCGAACATGTGCTGGTTGTGGTTTTAAAGTTACCTACAGACAATTGGGACCTGGAATGACGCAGCAACTGCAGTCAAGATGTCCAACATGTAGTGGTGAAG GCGAGGTCATACACGAGAAGGATCGCTGTGTAGCGTGCAGGGGTAAAAAAGTTGTGAATGAAACAAAAATACTAGAAGTCCATGTTGATAAGGGAATGAAGGAAAGTCAGAAAATATACTTTCGTGGAGAAGGGGACCAACAG CCTGATGTTGAACCAGGGGATGTAATTATAGTTCTTCAACAAAAACCACACGATAAATTCCAACGAACTAGTGATGATCTAGTTATGACCCATGCACTTTCTCTTACTGAAGCTCTCTGTGGCTTTGAGATGACACTTAAACATCTTGATGGGCGTGATCTTGTCATAAAACATCCTCCAGGACAGGTTATTAAACCAG GTGATGTAAAGGGTATTGAAAATGAAGGAATGCCACAGTACAGAAATCCCTTTGAAAGGGGAAACTTATACATTAAGTTTGATGTACTGTTCCCAAGCAATAACTTTGCAAATGAAGTAACATTGAAG GAACTGGAAAAATTGCTACCACCACGACCTACATTCCACATACCTCAAGGAGAGCACGTAGAAGAAGTTGATCTCAATGAGTATGATCCAAATGACCGCAGTTCGGGAGGATCAGGAAGACAAGAAGCCTATGCAAGTGATGACGATGAGTATGGTCCTGGTTCTGGAGGCATTCAATGTGCCCATCAATGA